In the genome of Phlebotomus papatasi isolate M1 chromosome 2, Ppap_2.1, whole genome shotgun sequence, one region contains:
- the LOC129802859 gene encoding tryptophan--tRNA ligase, mitochondrial — protein MNISRTLRLFSKHLKSPKSHSSYSTEKPSWPRKIFSGIQPTGSLHIGNYLGAISRWVELQNSGEDVTYCIVDLHSITLPQDPIRLRDNILNMTAALLACGIDPKKSTLFLQSDVKQHAELGWILGCHTTMARLGHLPQFKEKSSKIKEIPLGLFVYPVLQAADILLYKASHVPVGEDQVQHLQLAQHLAKTFNTKFGATFPHCHALVANDLSNRIKSLRDPSKKMSKSDSDPKSTIYLTDSPDTVADKVKKAITDFTSEVTFDPEVRPGVSNLVTIHSLMSGKSPEEICAMNKDVDTGKYKARVAEAVVEHLNPIRMRIEAFSRHPEYLSQVLEEGAQRASEIAETTIQEVKEKLGLGRLRAPKSRKSLEN, from the exons ATGAACATCTCTAGGACATTGAGACTCTTCAGCAAGCACCTAAAATCCCCAAAGTCTCACAGTTCCTACAGCACAGAGAAG CCTTCCTGGCCACGGAAAATCTTCTCAGGGATTCAACCAACTGGAAGCCTTCACATTGGCAACTATTTGGGTGCAATTTCCCGCTGGGTTGAGCTACAGAATTCCGGAGAAGATGTCACATATTGCATTGTGGATCTTCACTCAATCACCTTGCCACAAGATCCCATCCGATTGAGGGATAATATTCTAAATATGACAGCAGCCCTCCTGGCTTGTGGGATTGACCCGAAAAAGTCCACACTCTTCCTCCAGTCGGATGTGAAGCAGCATGCAGAATTAGGATGGATTCTCGGATGTCACACGACAATGGCCCGCCTTGGCCACTTGCCCCAATTCAAGGAAAAGTCTTCAAAGATCAAAGAAATCCCCCTGGGACTATTTGTCTACCCAGTCCTTCAAGCAGCAGACATCCTTCTCTACAA AGCATCCCATGTTCCCGTGGGTGAGGATCAAGTGCAGCACCTTCAACTGGCTCAGCACCTTGCAAAGACCTTCAACACGAAATTTGGCGCAACCTTTCCTCACTGCCATGCCCTTGTGGCCAATGATTTGAGCAACAGGATAAAGAGTTTACGAGATCCTAGcaagaaaatgtcaaaatccgaCTCAGATCCCAAATCAACTATCTACCTGACCGATTCCCCTGACACCGTGGCAGATAAAGTCAAGAAAGCCATCACTGACTTCACTTCCGAGGTGACTTTTGATCCAGAAGTTCGTCCGGGAGTATCAAATCTCGTAACAATCCACTCTCTGATGAGTGGAAAATCCCCTGAAGAGATTTGTGCAATGAACAAGGATGTGGATACGGGAAAATACAAAGCAAGGGTGGCAGAGGCTGTAGTGGAGCACCTAAATCCCATCCGGATGCGAATTGAGGCCTTTTCCCGGCATCCGGAATACTTATCTCAAGTACTGGAAGAAGGGGCTCAGAGAGCAAGCGAAATCGCCGAAACGACAATACAAGAAGTGAAGGAAAAACTAGGATTGGGGAGACTAAGAGCCCCCAAGTCAAgaaaaagtttagaaaattaa